Proteins encoded within one genomic window of Candidatus Neomarinimicrobiota bacterium:
- a CDS encoding DUF3566 domain-containing protein produces the protein MKRIDLWSVARTVFPLGWIVAFIVIFVSYLLVGSLVINLASEFTDVPIIDRGTGVFAGFLLSLLLGFFSTVALTLIAVVAAVIYNFLAALGGGISVKLSEPVAMSESSGGETDKSQGKESE, from the coding sequence GTGAAACGGATCGATCTATGGTCGGTGGCGCGGACGGTCTTTCCGCTGGGGTGGATTGTCGCCTTCATCGTCATTTTTGTAAGCTATCTGCTGGTAGGCAGCCTTGTCATCAACCTGGCCAGCGAGTTCACCGATGTCCCGATTATCGACCGGGGTACCGGTGTGTTCGCGGGATTCCTGCTCAGCCTGTTGTTGGGATTCTTCAGCACGGTGGCACTCACACTCATCGCCGTCGTGGCAGCAGTGATATATAACTTTCTGGCGGCCCTGGGGGGCGGGATTTCAGTCAAGCTTTCGGAGCCGGTTGCGATGTCGGAGTCGAGCGGGGGCGAAACCGATAAGTCCCAGGGTAAGGAGTCGGAATAG